One Streptomyces lincolnensis genomic region harbors:
- a CDS encoding isoprenyl transferase, producing MAVRGILGRQRREYKTPEPHPSGARAPKLPGELIPTHVAIVMDGNGRWAKERGLPRTEGHKVGAERVLDVLQGAVEMGVGNISLYAFSTENWKRSPEEVRFLMNFNRDFIRKTRDQLDELGIRVRWVGRMPRLWKSVAKELQIAQEQTKDNNKLTLYFCMNYGGRAELADAMQAMAEDVKAGRLDPSKVTEKTIQKYLYYPDMPDVDLFLRPSGEQRTSNYLLWQSAYAEMVFQNVLWPDFDRRDLWRACVEFASRDRRFGGAIPNEELLAMEGRQE from the coding sequence ATGGCCGTACGCGGGATCCTGGGTCGCCAGCGCCGCGAGTACAAGACGCCGGAGCCGCACCCGTCGGGTGCCCGCGCGCCGAAACTCCCGGGTGAGCTGATCCCGACCCATGTGGCGATCGTCATGGACGGGAACGGCCGCTGGGCGAAGGAGCGCGGCCTGCCGCGCACCGAGGGCCACAAGGTCGGCGCCGAGCGCGTGCTGGACGTCCTCCAGGGCGCGGTCGAGATGGGCGTCGGCAACATCTCGCTGTACGCCTTCTCCACCGAGAACTGGAAGCGCTCTCCGGAGGAGGTGCGGTTCCTGATGAACTTCAACCGCGACTTCATCCGCAAGACCCGCGACCAGCTCGACGAGCTCGGGATCCGGGTGCGCTGGGTGGGCCGGATGCCCCGGCTGTGGAAGTCCGTGGCCAAGGAGCTCCAGATCGCCCAGGAGCAGACCAAGGACAACAACAAGCTGACGCTGTACTTCTGCATGAACTACGGCGGCCGCGCCGAGCTCGCCGACGCGATGCAGGCCATGGCCGAGGACGTGAAGGCGGGCCGGCTCGACCCGTCCAAGGTCACCGAGAAGACGATCCAGAAGTACCTGTACTACCCGGACATGCCGGACGTCGACCTCTTCCTGCGCCCCAGCGGCGAGCAGCGCACCTCCAACTACCTGCTCTGGCAGAGTGCCTACGCCGAGATGGTCTTCCAGAACGTCCTGTGGCCCGACTTCGACCGCCGCGACCTCTGGCGCGCGTGTGTGGAGTTCGCGTCGCGCGACCGGCGCTTCGGGGGAGCGATCCCCAACGAGGAGCTGCTGGCCATGGAGGGCAGGCAGGAGTAG
- a CDS encoding zinc ABC transporter substrate-binding protein, whose product MNVRRHHISGIAVAAVTALGLGTLSACSGDSSAAGNTDKFDVVASFYPMQFLAEQIGGDHVNVTTLTEPGQEPHDLELSTKQTAALGEADAVLYLKTLQPAVDEAVAQSGVKTKIDAASLTKLEDHGSVEHEHEGEGKGEGKTEEAPAEEEEHALDPHIWLDPVKYAEVAEGVTKALEKADPDHAADYRKNADALTKKLAGLNTQFTDGLKNTRSKVFFTNHAAFGYLAERYGLTQEAISGLDPESEPSPARIKELQTEAKADGVTTVFYETLVSDKTAKTLAQDANLKTDVLDPLEGITDKSKGEDYFQVMESNLKSLKTALGAK is encoded by the coding sequence ATGAACGTACGACGACACCACATATCCGGCATCGCGGTCGCAGCGGTCACCGCCCTGGGGCTGGGCACCCTCTCCGCCTGCTCCGGCGACAGCTCCGCCGCGGGCAACACGGACAAGTTCGACGTCGTCGCGTCGTTCTACCCGATGCAGTTCCTCGCCGAGCAGATCGGCGGGGACCATGTGAACGTCACCACCCTCACCGAGCCCGGTCAGGAGCCGCACGACCTGGAGCTCTCCACCAAGCAGACCGCCGCACTCGGCGAGGCGGACGCGGTGCTCTACCTCAAGACGCTCCAGCCGGCCGTCGACGAGGCCGTCGCGCAGTCCGGGGTCAAGACGAAGATCGACGCGGCCTCCCTGACCAAGCTGGAGGACCACGGCTCCGTCGAGCACGAGCACGAGGGCGAGGGCAAGGGCGAGGGCAAGACCGAGGAGGCACCCGCCGAGGAGGAGGAGCACGCCCTCGACCCGCACATCTGGCTCGACCCCGTGAAGTACGCCGAGGTCGCCGAGGGCGTCACCAAGGCCCTGGAGAAGGCCGACCCGGACCACGCGGCGGACTACCGGAAGAACGCCGACGCGCTGACGAAGAAGCTCGCCGGCCTCAACACCCAGTTCACGGACGGGCTGAAGAACACCAGGAGCAAGGTCTTCTTCACCAACCACGCCGCCTTCGGCTACCTCGCCGAGCGCTACGGCCTGACCCAGGAGGCCATCTCCGGCCTGGACCCGGAGAGCGAGCCCAGCCCGGCCCGGATCAAGGAACTCCAGACCGAGGCCAAGGCCGACGGCGTCACCACCGTGTTCTACGAGACCCTGGTGTCGGACAAGACCGCGAAGACCCTCGCCCAGGACGCCAACCTCAAGACCGATGTCCTCGACCCGCTCGAAGGCATCACCGACAAGTCCAAGGGCGAGGACTACTTCCAGGTCATGGAGTCCAATCTCAAGTCTCTGAAGACGGCTCTGGGAGCCAAGTGA
- a CDS encoding Fur family transcriptional regulator has translation MTTAGPSVKGRATRQRAAVAAALDEVDEFRSAQDLHDMLKHKGDSVGLTTVYRTLQTLADAGEVDVLRTSDGESVYRRCSTGDHHHHLVCRVCGKAVEVEGPAVEKWAEAIAAEHGYVNVAHTVEIFGTCAECAAKK, from the coding sequence GTGACGACCGCTGGACCGTCCGTGAAGGGCCGCGCCACCCGGCAGCGTGCCGCCGTGGCGGCGGCGCTCGACGAGGTCGACGAGTTCCGCAGTGCGCAGGACCTGCACGACATGCTCAAGCACAAAGGTGACTCCGTCGGCCTGACCACGGTCTACCGGACACTTCAGACCCTCGCCGACGCCGGCGAGGTCGACGTCCTGCGCACGTCCGACGGCGAGTCCGTCTACCGCCGCTGCTCCACCGGTGACCACCACCATCACCTCGTCTGCCGCGTCTGCGGCAAGGCCGTGGAGGTCGAGGGCCCGGCCGTCGAGAAGTGGGCCGAGGCCATCGCCGCGGAACACGGCTATGTGAACGTGGCCCACACGGTGGAGATCTTCGGTACGTGCGCGGAGTGCGCGGCGAAGAAGTAA
- the recO gene encoding DNA repair protein RecO produces the protein MSLFRDDGVVLRTQKLGEADRIITLLTRGHGRVRAVARGVRRTKSKFGARLEPFSHVDVQFFARGSELIGRGLPLCTQSETIAPYGGGIVSDYARYTAGTAMLETAERFTDHEGEPAVQQYLLLVGALRTLARGEHAPHLVLDAFLLRSLAVNGYAPSFSDCAKCGMPGPNRFFSVGSGGSVCVDCRVPGSVVPSPQTLELLAALLTGDWETADASEPRHVREGSGLVSAYLHWHLERGLRSLRYVEK, from the coding sequence GTGAGTCTCTTCAGGGATGACGGCGTCGTCCTGCGGACGCAGAAGCTCGGCGAAGCCGACCGGATCATCACGTTGCTCACGCGCGGTCATGGGCGGGTGCGGGCCGTGGCTCGGGGGGTGCGGCGGACGAAGTCGAAGTTCGGGGCCAGGCTGGAGCCGTTCTCCCACGTCGACGTGCAGTTCTTCGCGCGGGGGAGCGAGCTGATCGGGCGCGGGCTGCCGCTGTGCACGCAGAGCGAGACCATCGCGCCGTACGGCGGCGGGATCGTCAGCGACTACGCCCGCTACACCGCCGGGACGGCCATGCTGGAGACGGCCGAGCGGTTCACCGACCACGAGGGCGAACCGGCGGTGCAGCAGTATCTGCTCCTCGTCGGCGCCCTGCGCACGCTCGCCCGGGGCGAGCACGCCCCGCACCTCGTCCTGGACGCCTTCCTGCTGCGTTCCCTCGCCGTCAACGGGTACGCGCCCAGCTTCAGCGACTGCGCGAAGTGCGGGATGCCCGGTCCGAACCGGTTCTTCTCGGTCGGCTCCGGCGGCTCGGTCTGCGTGGACTGCCGGGTGCCGGGCAGCGTCGTACCGTCGCCGCAGACCCTGGAACTCCTCGCGGCGCTGCTTACGGGAGACTGGGAGACCGCGGACGCGAGCGAGCCGCGGCATGTCCGGGAGGGCAGCGGGCTGGTGTCCGCCTATCTGCACTGGCATCTGGAACGCGGACTGCGCTCGCTGCGTTACGTAGAGAAGTAA
- a CDS encoding metal ABC transporter permease, with protein sequence MEFLDYAFMQRALLAAVLVGITAPAIGIYLVQRRQALMGDGIGHVAMTGVGLGFLLSWSPVWMATFVAVLGAVLMELIRWYGKTRGDIALAMLFYGGMAGGVMFINLAPTGSNANLTSYLFGSLSTVSESDVTAITFLAAFVVLVTLGLRRQLFAVSQDEEFARVTGLPVRALNLLTAITAAVTVTVAMRVVGLLLVSALMVVPVAAAQQLSRSFAATFAIAVALGVTVTIGGTVTSYYQDVPPGATIVLLTIAAFIVLTALATPLARRRARSMAARQPVGDPAECAIPASRGPEGKVGV encoded by the coding sequence ATGGAATTCCTCGACTACGCCTTCATGCAGCGGGCCCTGCTCGCCGCCGTCCTGGTCGGCATCACGGCCCCCGCGATCGGCATCTACCTCGTCCAGCGCCGCCAGGCCCTGATGGGCGACGGCATCGGCCATGTCGCGATGACCGGCGTCGGCCTCGGCTTCCTGCTCTCCTGGTCCCCGGTGTGGATGGCCACCTTCGTCGCCGTCCTCGGCGCCGTCCTCATGGAACTGATCCGCTGGTACGGCAAGACCCGCGGCGACATCGCCCTCGCGATGCTCTTCTACGGCGGTATGGCCGGCGGCGTGATGTTCATCAACCTCGCGCCGACGGGCTCCAACGCCAACCTGACGTCGTACCTCTTCGGTTCGCTGTCGACGGTGTCGGAATCGGACGTCACGGCGATCACCTTCCTCGCGGCCTTCGTGGTGCTGGTCACCCTCGGCCTGCGCCGCCAGCTCTTCGCGGTCAGCCAGGACGAGGAGTTCGCGCGGGTCACCGGTCTGCCGGTGCGGGCGCTGAACCTGCTGACGGCGATCACGGCCGCGGTGACGGTGACGGTCGCGATGCGGGTGGTGGGCCTGCTGCTGGTCAGCGCGCTCATGGTGGTGCCGGTGGCTGCGGCCCAGCAGCTGAGCCGCAGCTTCGCGGCCACCTTCGCGATCGCGGTGGCCCTCGGCGTCACCGTGACGATCGGCGGTACGGTCACCTCGTACTACCAGGACGTGCCGCCCGGCGCGACGATCGTGCTGCTGACCATCGCGGCCTTCATCGTGCTGACGGCGCTGGCGACCCCGCTGGCCCGGCGGCGGGCGCGTTCCATGGCCGCCCGGCAGCCCGTCGGGGACCCTGCGGAGTGTGCGATTCCGGCCAGTAGGGGACCCGAGGGAAAGGTCGGCGTCTGA
- a CDS encoding metal ABC transporter ATP-binding protein, whose product MSEPVISMRGVHAELGSRPVLRGIDLTVDRGEVVALLGANGSGKSTAIRSVIGQVPVGAGEIRLFGTPRRRFRDWARVGYVPQRTTAAGGVPATVTEVVSSGRLSRARFGVLRRTDREAVRAALELVGMADRAKDSVNALSGGQHQRVLIARALASEPELLIMDEPMAGVDLASQEVLARTLEEQVSQGTTVLLVLHELGPLEPLIDRAVVLRDGCVTHDGPPPRAVGQHALPGHDHVHPHAAHDAEPIRTGLLS is encoded by the coding sequence ATGAGCGAGCCCGTCATATCGATGCGCGGCGTCCACGCCGAGCTGGGCTCGCGGCCCGTCCTGCGCGGCATCGACCTCACCGTGGACCGCGGTGAGGTCGTCGCGCTGCTCGGCGCCAACGGCTCCGGCAAGTCGACCGCGATCCGCAGCGTCATCGGCCAGGTGCCCGTCGGCGCCGGCGAGATCAGGCTGTTCGGCACTCCGCGCCGCCGCTTCCGCGACTGGGCGCGCGTGGGCTACGTCCCGCAGCGCACCACGGCCGCGGGCGGTGTGCCCGCCACCGTGACCGAGGTCGTCTCCTCCGGCCGGCTCTCCCGGGCCCGCTTCGGAGTGCTGCGCAGGACGGACCGGGAGGCCGTGCGCGCGGCCCTGGAGCTCGTCGGCATGGCCGACCGTGCCAAGGACTCCGTGAACGCCCTCTCCGGCGGCCAGCACCAGCGGGTCCTGATCGCCCGCGCCCTGGCCTCCGAGCCCGAACTGCTGATCATGGACGAGCCGATGGCGGGCGTGGACCTGGCCAGCCAGGAGGTGCTCGCGCGGACCCTTGAGGAGCAGGTCTCCCAGGGCACGACCGTCCTGCTCGTGCTGCACGAACTCGGCCCGCTGGAGCCCCTGATCGACCGGGCGGTCGTCCTGCGCGACGGCTGCGTGACGCACGACGGCCCGCCCCCGCGCGCGGTCGGCCAGCACGCCCTGCCCGGCCACGACCACGTCCACCCGCACGCGGCTCACGACGCCGAACCGATCCGGACGGGACTGCTGAGCTGA